The Salana multivorans genome window below encodes:
- the argC gene encoding N-acetyl-gamma-glutamyl-phosphate reductase — translation MRVTVSVAIAGASGYAGGELARLALDHPGLTLGALTAHSNAGEPVAAQQPHLAAHPAIAGRVFAPTTPEALAGHDVVFLALPHGASGEVAAALQAVDPDVLVIDVGADHRLVDPDDWRHYYGSEHAGTWTYGMPELLHAGESSASAQRAALAATRRVAVPGCNVTAVTLALQPGVAAGLVDPGDVVAVLAVGYSGAGKTAKTHLLASEAAGAAVPYGVGGGHRHNPEIVQNLRVAGAGRDGLADVRLSFTPVLVPMSRGILATVTAPIRPGVTEADLRAAWGAAYDDEAFVHVLPAGAQPTSASTLGANTAIMAVEVDERAGRVVVTCAIDNLVKGTAGAAVQSLNLALGLPETAGLPVTGVAP, via the coding sequence ATGCGGGTGACTGTATCCGTTGCCATCGCCGGCGCGAGCGGCTACGCGGGCGGCGAGCTCGCTCGCCTCGCGCTCGACCACCCCGGGCTGACGCTCGGCGCCCTCACGGCGCACTCGAACGCCGGGGAGCCGGTCGCCGCCCAGCAGCCGCACCTCGCGGCCCACCCGGCGATCGCCGGCCGCGTCTTCGCCCCGACGACGCCCGAGGCGCTCGCGGGTCACGACGTCGTGTTCCTCGCGCTCCCGCACGGGGCCTCGGGCGAGGTCGCCGCCGCGCTCCAGGCCGTCGACCCGGACGTCCTCGTCATCGACGTCGGAGCCGACCACCGGCTCGTCGACCCCGACGACTGGCGGCACTACTACGGCAGTGAGCACGCCGGCACCTGGACCTACGGCATGCCGGAGCTGCTGCACGCGGGGGAGTCCTCGGCCTCGGCCCAGCGCGCCGCGCTGGCCGCGACCCGTCGCGTCGCCGTCCCCGGCTGCAACGTCACCGCCGTCACGCTCGCCCTCCAGCCGGGCGTCGCCGCCGGGCTCGTCGACCCGGGCGACGTCGTGGCCGTGCTCGCCGTCGGCTACTCCGGCGCGGGCAAGACGGCCAAGACCCACCTGCTCGCGAGCGAGGCGGCCGGCGCGGCGGTTCCCTACGGCGTCGGCGGCGGGCACCGGCACAACCCGGAGATCGTGCAGAACCTGCGCGTCGCCGGCGCGGGGCGGGACGGGCTGGCGGACGTCCGGCTCAGCTTCACCCCCGTCCTCGTCCCCATGTCGCGCGGCATCCTCGCCACGGTGACGGCCCCGATCCGGCCGGGCGTCACCGAGGCGGACCTGCGGGCCGCCTGGGGTGCCGCGTACGACGACGAGGCCTTCGTCCACGTCCTCCCCGCCGGCGCGCAGCCGACGTCCGCGAGCACCCTCGGCGCCAACACCGCGATCATGGCGGTCGAGGTGGACGAGCGCGCCGGCCGTGTCGTCGTCACCTGCGCCATCGACAACCTCGTCAAGGGGACGGCCGGCGCCGCCGTGCAGTCCCTCAACCTCGCCCTCGGGCTCCCCGAGACCGCCGGCCTGCCGGTCACCGGAGTCGCCCCGTGA
- a CDS encoding quinone oxidoreductase family protein, producing the protein MRAIQATTAGGPDVLELVELPDPVPGPGEVLVRVAAAGVNFIDTYRRGGVYPMPFPHVVGSEGAGVVERIGDDASDVEVGDHVAWSDAPGSYAELVVVPAARTLPVPADVPLDVAAALPLQGMTAHYLACSTYPVQPGDVALVHAGAGGVGLLLTQLVVARGGRVVSTVSTPEKAELSRAAGAEHVIRYDELDDLATQLPALVREATGGDGVSVVYDGVGRSTFDASLASLRRRGMLVLFGGASGQVPPFDLQRLNSGGSLYVTRPTLADYVATREELVDRADDLFRRVEDGTLDVRIGARFPLAEAAAAHRALEGRETTGKVLLEV; encoded by the coding sequence ATGCGCGCGATCCAGGCAACCACGGCAGGCGGTCCCGACGTCCTCGAGCTGGTCGAGCTGCCGGACCCGGTCCCGGGGCCCGGCGAGGTGCTCGTCCGGGTGGCGGCGGCCGGGGTCAACTTCATCGACACCTACCGCCGCGGCGGGGTCTACCCGATGCCGTTCCCGCACGTCGTCGGCTCCGAGGGGGCCGGTGTCGTCGAGCGGATCGGTGACGACGCGAGCGACGTCGAGGTCGGCGACCACGTCGCGTGGTCCGACGCGCCCGGCTCCTACGCCGAGCTGGTCGTCGTGCCCGCGGCCAGGACGCTGCCCGTGCCCGCCGACGTGCCGCTCGACGTCGCGGCGGCGCTGCCGCTCCAGGGGATGACGGCGCACTACCTCGCGTGCTCGACCTACCCGGTGCAGCCGGGTGACGTCGCGCTCGTGCACGCCGGCGCCGGCGGTGTCGGCCTGCTGCTGACCCAGCTCGTCGTCGCACGCGGCGGACGCGTCGTCTCGACCGTCTCGACGCCCGAGAAGGCCGAGCTGTCCCGGGCGGCGGGGGCCGAGCACGTCATCCGGTACGACGAGCTGGACGACCTCGCGACACAGCTCCCGGCGCTCGTGCGGGAGGCGACCGGCGGCGACGGCGTGAGCGTCGTCTACGACGGGGTAGGCCGGTCGACGTTCGACGCGTCGCTCGCCTCGCTGCGCCGCCGCGGGATGCTCGTGCTGTTCGGCGGCGCGAGCGGCCAGGTTCCGCCGTTCGACCTGCAGCGGCTGAACTCGGGCGGCTCGCTCTACGTCACCCGCCCGACGCTGGCCGACTACGTCGCCACGCGCGAGGAGCTCGTCGACCGGGCAGACGACCTGTTCCGCCGGGTCGAGGACGGGACGCTGGACGTCCGGATCGGGGCGCGCTTCCCGCTCGCCGAGGCCGCGGCGGCCCACCGGGCGCTGGAGGGGCGGGAGACGACGGGCAAGGTGCTGCTCGAGGTCTGA